The segment GGGCGGTGTCGGTCGACACGTCTGACTCCGAATCCAGGGGTGGAAGGCGGGTGGTTCTGGGGGGAAGGGCCGGCGCGGACTACCAGCGGTAGTGCGCGAACGCCTTGTTCGACTCGGCCATCTTGTGCATGTCCTCGCGGCGCTTGACGCTGGCGCCGAGGCCGTTGCTGGCGTCGAGGATCTCGTTCATGAGGCGCTCGGTCATGGTCTTCTCGCGGCGCTGGCGCGAGAAGGTGACCAGCCAGCGCAGCGACAGGGTCGTGGCGCGGTTGGGCTTGACCTCGATCGGCACCTGGTAGGTCGCACCGCCGACGCGGCGGCTCTTGACCTCGAGGGTGGGCTTGATGTTGTCCATGGCGCGCTTGAGCGTCACGACCGGGTCGGTGCCGGTCTTCTCGCGGCAGCCCTCGAGGGCGCCGTAGACGATGCGCTCCGCGGTGGACTTCTTGCCGTCGAGCAGGACCTTGTTGATGAGCTGCGAGACCAGCGGCGAGCCGTAGACGGGGTCGATGACGACCGGGCGCTTGGGAGCGGGACCCTTGCGAGGCATCAGCTCTTCTCCTTCTTCGCGCCGTAGCGGCTGCGAGCCTGCTTGCGGTTCTTCACGCCCTGGGTGTCGAGGGCACCGCGGATGATCTTGTAGCGGACGCCGGGGAGGTCCTTCACACGGCCGCCGCGCACGAGCACGATCGAGTGCTCCTGCAGGTTGTGGCCGACGCCGGGGATGTACGCCGTGACCTCGATGCCGCTGGTGAGGCGGACGCGGGCCACCTTGCGCAGCGCCGAGTTCGGCTTCTTCGGGGTCGTCGTGTAGACGCGCGTGCACACGCCGCGGCGCTGCGGGCTGCCCTTGAGCGCGGGCGTCTTGTTCTTCGCGATCTTGTCCTGCCGGCCCTTGCGGACCAGCTGCTGGATCGTGGGCACTCACGTCTCCGTTGGTTCGTGTGCGGCGTTCTCGTGGCGGTGCTGGTCGGTGGCGGTCACCCGCCTCCGCGTGACCGGGTCGACGCGGGTGCCTCCGACCCCCGCGGCCGGGCGTGTCGCACTCTGCCCAGCCGGGCAGGACGCCGTTCCCCGATGTGGAGGTCTGTGCGCGTGCGGGGCTCCCCGCGAGAGGGGCTCGAGCACAGGCGCAGGCACCCGGGACGCGCCCAGGCACAGGGAGAGACTCTACCCAGGGCGGTCGACCCCGGTCAAAACGCGGCCCGGCGCCCCGGGCCGGCGGCGGCATGACCCTCGTCACGCCGCGGGCCGCGACCCGGGTCGTCCGTTATGCGGTCAATGGGAGCTCGAGGAGACCGCCACGGCGGCGATGAGGAAGAACAGCACCGTGCCCAGCACGGCCAGGCCGATGTTGACCCAGCTGATGACGCGCGCGGCCTGGACCAGCCCGGTGCCGGTCTGCCAGCCCCCGGAGGCCTCGATCTGGCGCTGGGCCGAGCCCGCGACGACCAGGGCGATCACGGCGAGCACCACCGGGCACAGGACGAAGGACCCGATCGCGAGCACCAGGGCCACCACCGCGTTGGACGAGGTCTCCGGCATCCGGACCGGGCCGCCGGCGCCGTAGGACGGCGGAGGGGGCGGCGGGGGCAGCTGGGACATGCCCGGAACCCTGGCACAGCGGCGGGCCGGGCGTCAGCCCACCGCGCCGGCCGACCGGTCCGCGCCCTCCCCCGGCCCGACCGGCCCACGGCCCGGGACGCGGTGAGGGGCGCCCCTCGCGGGACGCCCCTCACCGTGGTGCGCCGTGCGGACCGGGTCCGGTCCGGTGAGAGTGCCAGAGCCTCGTTCCTCGGCTCGCACTCTCGCCTCACCTTCACCCCGTATAGCCGCCGAAGTCGTACTCCTCGAGCGGGATGGCCTGCCCGGACCCGGTGCCGAACGAGCCGTAGTCGAGGTCGTCGTAGGCCGAGAGCGACGCGTACATCGCCGACTTGGCCTCCTCGGTGGGCTCCACCCGGATGTTGCGGTAGCGCGGGAGGCCCGTGCCGGCCGGGATGAGCTTGCCGAGGATGACGTTCTCCTTGAGGCCGAGCAGCGGGTCGGACTTGGCGTGGATCGCCGCGTCCGTGAGCACCCGGGTCGTCTCCTGGAAGGAGGCCGCCGACAGCCACGACTCGGTGGCCAGCGAGGCCTTGGTGATGCCCATGAGCTCCGGGCGCGCCGCGGCGGGGGTCTGCCCCTCCGACACCGCGCGCCGGTTCTCGGCCTCGAACAGGCCCCGCTCGACGAGCTCGCCGGGCAGGTACTCGGTGTCGCCGCCCTCGATGATCGTCACCCGCTTGAGCATCTGGCGGACGATGACCTCGATGTGCTTGTCGTGGATCGACACGCCCTGGGAGCGGTAGACCTCCTGCACCTCGGCCACGAGGTGCAGCTGCACGGCTCGCTGGCCGAGGATGCGCAGCACCTGCTTGGGGTCGACGGCGCCCTGGACGAGCTGCTGCCCGACCTCGACGTGGTCGCCCTCGCCCACGAGCAGGCGCGAGCGCTTCGACACCGGGTAGGCGACCTCCTCGGACCCGTCGTCGGGGACGACGACGAGCTTGCGGGTCTTGTCGGTGTCCTCGACCCGGACGCGGCCGGCAGCCTCGCTGATCGGCGCCACGCCCTTGGGGGTGCGGGCCTCGAAGAGCTCCACCACGCGCGGGAGGCCGTGGGTGATGTCCTCACCCGCGACGCCACCGGTGTGGAAGGTGCGCATCGTCAGCTGCGTGCCGGGCTCACCGATCGACTGGGCCGCGACGATGCCGATGGCCTCGCCGACGTCGACCAGCTTGCCCATGGCCAGCGAGCGGCCGTAGCAGGTCGCGCAGGTGCCCACCTTGCTCTCGCAGGTGAGCACGGAGCGCGCCTTGACCTCCTCGACGCCGGCGGCGACGAGCTCGTCGATGATGAGCAGCCCGAGCTCCTGGCCCGCGCTGGCCACCGTGCGGCCGTCGACGACGACGTCCTCGGACAGCACCCGCGAGGCCGCGGTCGACTCGACCTCGTCGTGACGGCGCAGGACGCCGTCGCTGCCGCGGACGCCGATCACCGTGGGCAGGCCGCGGTCGGTGCCGCAGTCGGTCTCGCGCACGATGACGTCCTGGGAGACGTCGACCAGTCGCCGGGTGAGGTAGCCGGAGTCGGCCGTGCGCAGCGCGGTGTCGGCCAGGCCCTTGCGGGCGCCGTGCGTCGAGATGAAGTACTCGAGCACGGACAGACCCTCGCGGAAGTTCGACTTGATCGGCCGCGGGATGATCTCGCCCTTGGGGTTGGCCACCAGGCCGCGCATGCCCGCGATCTGGCGCACCTGCATCCAGTTACCACGGGCGCCGGAGTTCACCATCATGAACACCGGGTTGTGGCGCGGGAAGTGCTCGCGCATGGCGTCGGCCACCTCGTCGGTGGCCCGGGTCCAGATCTCGATGAGCTCCTGGCGGCGCTCCGAGTCGGTGATGAGACCGC is part of the Frankiales bacterium genome and harbors:
- the rpsG gene encoding 30S ribosomal protein S7, which produces MPRKGPAPKRPVVIDPVYGSPLVSQLINKVLLDGKKSTAERIVYGALEGCREKTGTDPVVTLKRAMDNIKPTLEVKSRRVGGATYQVPIEVKPNRATTLSLRWLVTFSRQRREKTMTERLMNEILDASNGLGASVKRREDMHKMAESNKAFAHYRW
- a CDS encoding 30S ribosomal protein S12, translated to MPTIQQLVRKGRQDKIAKNKTPALKGSPQRRGVCTRVYTTTPKKPNSALRKVARVRLTSGIEVTAYIPGVGHNLQEHSIVLVRGGRVKDLPGVRYKIIRGALDTQGVKNRKQARSRYGAKKEKS